The Streptomyces sp. P9-A4 genome contains a region encoding:
- the sufC gene encoding Fe-S cluster assembly ATPase SufC gives MATLEIHDLHVSVEAENGPREILKGVDLTIKQGETHAVMGPNGSGKSTLAYSLAGHPKYSITGGTVTLDGEDVLEMSVDERARAGVFLAMQYPVEVPGVSVSNFLRTSATAVRGEAPKLRTWVKEVKSAMEQLQMDPAFAERNVNEGFSGGEKKRHEILQLELLKPKIAILDETDSGLDVDALRIVSEGVNRVRESGEVGTLLITHYTRILRYIKPDFVHVFANGRIVESGGAELADQLENEGYDKYVKGGASA, from the coding sequence ATGGCAACGCTTGAAATCCACGACCTGCACGTCTCCGTCGAGGCGGAGAACGGCCCCCGCGAGATCCTCAAGGGCGTCGACCTGACCATCAAGCAGGGCGAGACCCACGCCGTCATGGGCCCCAACGGCTCCGGCAAGTCGACCCTGGCCTACTCCCTCGCCGGTCACCCGAAGTACTCGATCACCGGCGGCACCGTCACCCTCGACGGTGAGGACGTCCTGGAGATGTCGGTCGACGAGCGCGCCCGTGCCGGCGTCTTCCTCGCCATGCAGTACCCGGTCGAGGTCCCCGGTGTCTCGGTCTCCAACTTCCTGCGCACCTCCGCCACCGCCGTCCGCGGCGAGGCGCCCAAGCTGCGCACCTGGGTGAAGGAGGTCAAGTCCGCGATGGAACAGCTCCAGATGGACCCGGCCTTCGCCGAGCGCAACGTCAACGAGGGCTTCTCCGGCGGTGAGAAGAAGCGCCACGAGATCCTCCAGCTGGAGCTCCTCAAGCCGAAGATCGCGATCCTCGACGAGACCGACTCCGGCCTCGACGTCGACGCCCTGCGCATCGTCTCCGAGGGCGTCAACCGCGTCCGCGAGAGCGGCGAGGTCGGCACCCTGCTGATCACGCACTACACGCGGATCCTGCGCTACATCAAGCCCGACTTCGTGCACGTGTTCGCGAACGGCCGCATCGTCGAGTCCGGCGGCGCCGAGCTCGCCGACCAGCTGGAGAACGAGGGCTACGACAAGTACGTGAAGGGTGGCGCGTCCGCGTGA
- a CDS encoding bifunctional 3-phenylpropionate/cinnamic acid dioxygenase ferredoxin subunit: MAFVRVCALSELEADTPKRVEVDGTPVSVVHTEGEVFAINDICSHANVSLSEGEVEDCAIECWLHGSSFDLRSGKPSGLPATRPVPVYPVKIEGDDVLVSVTQES; this comes from the coding sequence ATGGCCTTCGTCCGAGTCTGCGCGCTGAGCGAGCTGGAGGCCGACACCCCGAAGCGGGTCGAGGTCGACGGCACGCCGGTGTCGGTCGTGCACACCGAGGGCGAGGTGTTCGCGATCAACGACATCTGCTCGCACGCGAACGTCTCCCTCTCGGAGGGCGAGGTCGAGGACTGCGCGATCGAGTGCTGGCTGCACGGCTCCAGCTTCGACCTGCGCAGCGGCAAGCCCTCCGGCCTTCCCGCGACGCGTCCCGTCCCCGTATACCCCGTAAAGATCGAAGGGGACGATGTGCTCGTCTCCGTCACCCAGGAGTCCTGA
- the sufD gene encoding Fe-S cluster assembly protein SufD, with protein sequence MAEAQQNIPAGSTTAGSIAVAAESTVATRMSAPPSFDVADFPVPHGREEEWRFTPLARLRGLHDGTAVASGEGVKVEIEAPEGVTVETVGREDERLGKAGTPVDRVAAQAYSSFEKASVVTVGKETVLAEPIRITVQGQGGTAFGHQVIELGAFAEAVVVMDHTGDAVLAANVDYVLGDGAKLTVVSVQDWDEKAVHVAQHNALIGRDASFKSVVVTFGGDVVRLHPRVSYAAPGGEAELLGLYFTDAGQHQEHRLLVNHNTPHCKSNVAYKGALQGQDAHAVWIGDVLIQAAAEGTDTYELNRNLVLTDGARVDSVPNLEIETGEIAGAGHASATGRFDDEQLFYLMSRGIPETEARRLVVRGFFAELVQQIGLPDVQERLLAKIEAELEASV encoded by the coding sequence ATGGCTGAGGCTCAGCAGAACATCCCGGCGGGCTCCACCACCGCCGGCTCGATCGCGGTGGCCGCCGAGTCCACCGTCGCCACGCGCATGAGCGCGCCCCCGTCCTTCGACGTCGCGGACTTCCCCGTCCCGCACGGCCGCGAGGAGGAGTGGCGGTTCACCCCGCTCGCCCGCCTCCGCGGACTCCACGACGGCACCGCCGTCGCCTCCGGCGAGGGCGTCAAGGTCGAGATCGAGGCCCCCGAGGGCGTCACCGTGGAGACCGTCGGACGCGAGGACGAGCGCCTCGGCAAGGCCGGCACGCCCGTCGACCGCGTCGCCGCGCAGGCGTACTCCTCCTTCGAGAAGGCCTCGGTCGTCACCGTCGGCAAGGAGACCGTCCTCGCCGAGCCGATCCGCATCACCGTGCAGGGCCAGGGCGGCACCGCCTTCGGCCACCAGGTGATCGAACTCGGCGCCTTCGCCGAGGCCGTCGTGGTCATGGACCACACCGGTGACGCCGTGCTCGCCGCCAACGTCGACTACGTCCTCGGCGACGGCGCCAAGCTGACGGTCGTCTCCGTCCAGGACTGGGACGAGAAGGCCGTCCACGTCGCCCAGCACAACGCCCTGATCGGCCGCGACGCCTCCTTCAAGTCCGTCGTCGTCACCTTCGGCGGCGACGTCGTCCGCCTCCACCCCCGGGTGTCCTACGCGGCCCCCGGCGGCGAGGCGGAGCTGCTCGGCCTGTACTTCACGGACGCCGGCCAGCACCAGGAGCACCGCCTCCTGGTCAACCACAACACTCCGCACTGCAAGTCCAACGTGGCCTACAAGGGCGCGCTGCAGGGCCAGGACGCGCACGCCGTCTGGATCGGCGACGTGCTCATCCAGGCCGCCGCCGAGGGCACCGACACGTACGAGCTCAACCGGAACCTGGTCCTCACGGACGGTGCCCGGGTCGACTCCGTACCGAACCTGGAGATCGAGACCGGCGAGATCGCCGGTGCCGGTCACGCCTCGGCCACCGGCCGTTTCGACGACGAGCAGCTCTTCTACCTGATGTCCCGCGGCATCCCGGAGACTGAGGCCCGCCGCCTCGTCGTCCGCGGCTTCTTCGCGGAACTCGTCCAGCAGATCGGTCTGCCGGACGTCCAGGAGCGACTCCTCGCCAAGATCGAGGCCGAGCTGGAGGCCTCCGTCTGA
- the sufB gene encoding Fe-S cluster assembly protein SufB, giving the protein MTTEISHPELEGLGRYEYGWADSDTAGATAKRGLNEDVVRDISSKKNEPEWMLKLRLKGLRLFGKKPMPTWGSDLSGIDFDNIKYFVRSTEKQAESWEDLPEDIKNTYDRLGIPEAEKQRLVAGVAAQYESEVVYHQIREDLEEQGVIFVDTDTALKEHEELFREYFGTVIPVGDNKFASLNTAVWSGGSFIYVPKGVHVEIPLQAYFRINTENMGQFERTLIIVDEDAYVHYVEGCTAPIYSSDSLHSAVVEIIVKKGGRCRYTTIQNWSNNVYNLVTKRAVAYEGATMEWVDGNIGSKVTMKYPAVYLMGEHAKGETLSIAFAGEGQHQDAGAKMVHMAPNTSSNIVSKSVARGGGRTSYRGLIEIGEGAPGAKSNVLCDALLVDTISRSDTYPYVDVREDDVSMGHEATVSKVSEDQLFYLMSRGLTEFEAMAMIVRGFVEPIAKELPMEYALELNRLIELQMEGAVG; this is encoded by the coding sequence ATGACCACCGAGATCAGCCACCCCGAGCTCGAGGGCCTGGGTCGGTACGAGTACGGCTGGGCCGACTCCGACACCGCCGGTGCCACCGCCAAGCGCGGTCTGAACGAGGACGTCGTCCGCGACATCTCCTCGAAGAAGAACGAGCCCGAGTGGATGCTGAAGCTGCGTCTCAAGGGTCTCCGGCTCTTCGGCAAGAAGCCCATGCCCACCTGGGGCTCGGACCTCTCCGGCATCGACTTCGACAACATCAAGTACTTCGTGCGGTCCACCGAGAAGCAGGCCGAGTCCTGGGAGGACCTGCCGGAGGACATCAAGAACACGTACGACAGGCTCGGCATCCCCGAGGCCGAGAAGCAGCGCCTCGTCGCCGGTGTCGCCGCCCAGTACGAGTCCGAGGTCGTCTACCACCAGATCCGCGAGGACCTGGAGGAGCAGGGCGTCATCTTCGTCGACACCGACACCGCGCTGAAGGAGCACGAGGAGCTCTTCCGCGAGTACTTCGGCACGGTCATCCCGGTCGGCGACAACAAGTTCGCCTCCCTGAACACGGCCGTCTGGTCCGGCGGCTCGTTCATCTACGTGCCGAAGGGCGTGCACGTCGAGATCCCGCTCCAGGCCTACTTCCGTATCAACACGGAGAACATGGGCCAGTTCGAGCGGACGCTGATCATCGTCGACGAGGACGCCTACGTCCACTACGTCGAGGGCTGCACCGCCCCGATCTACTCCTCGGACTCGCTGCACAGCGCCGTCGTCGAGATCATCGTCAAGAAGGGCGGCCGCTGCCGCTACACGACCATCCAGAACTGGTCGAACAACGTCTACAACCTGGTGACCAAGCGCGCCGTCGCCTACGAGGGCGCCACCATGGAGTGGGTCGACGGCAACATCGGCTCCAAGGTCACCATGAAGTACCCGGCCGTCTACCTCATGGGCGAGCACGCCAAGGGCGAGACCCTGTCCATCGCCTTCGCGGGCGAGGGCCAGCACCAGGACGCCGGCGCCAAGATGGTCCACATGGCCCCGAACACCTCCTCCAACATCGTCTCCAAGTCGGTGGCGCGAGGTGGCGGCCGCACCTCCTACCGCGGTCTCATCGAGATCGGCGAGGGTGCCCCGGGCGCCAAGTCCAACGTGCTCTGCGACGCGCTGCTCGTCGACACGATCTCCCGCTCGGACACGTACCCCTACGTGGACGTGCGCGAGGACGACGTCTCCATGGGCCACGAGGCCACCGTCTCCAAGGTCTCCGAGGACCAGCTCTTCTACCTGATGAGCCGCGGCCTCACCGAGTTCGAGGCCATGGCGATGATCGTCCGTGGCTTCGTCGAGCCCATCGCCAAGGAACTCCCGATGGAGTACGCCCTGGAGCTCAACCGGCTGATCGAGCTGCAGATGGAAGGCGCGGTCGGCTAA
- a CDS encoding helix-turn-helix transcriptional regulator, with protein sequence MKNVGAAPVEELATRERSTRNRVARSILDHGPSTVADLAGRLGLTQAAVRRHLDSLVADTVVEAREKRVYGTRTRGRPAKVFALTDCGRDAFDQSYDSLAVEALRWIERNAGGEAAVAAFARDRIESQSEAYREAVDAAEPERRAEALAKALSADGYAATARNAPVGEQLCQHHCPVAHVAEQYPQLCEAETEFFSRLLGTHVQRLATIAHGDGVCTTFIPHSAPQTTESASASTAGRNPA encoded by the coding sequence GTGAAAAACGTTGGCGCGGCTCCCGTGGAGGAACTCGCGACCCGAGAGCGTTCGACGCGCAACCGGGTCGCGCGGTCGATCCTGGACCACGGTCCCTCGACCGTCGCCGATCTGGCCGGGCGGCTGGGTCTCACCCAGGCCGCCGTCCGCCGCCACCTCGACTCGCTCGTCGCCGACACGGTCGTGGAGGCCCGCGAGAAGCGTGTCTACGGGACCCGCACCCGTGGCCGCCCCGCCAAGGTCTTCGCGCTCACCGACTGCGGCCGGGACGCCTTCGACCAGTCCTACGACTCGCTCGCCGTCGAGGCGCTGCGCTGGATCGAGCGCAACGCCGGAGGGGAGGCGGCCGTGGCCGCCTTCGCCCGCGACCGCATCGAGTCCCAGTCCGAGGCCTACCGCGAGGCCGTGGACGCGGCCGAGCCCGAGCGGCGGGCCGAGGCGCTCGCCAAGGCCCTGAGCGCGGACGGGTACGCTGCCACTGCGCGGAACGCGCCGGTCGGCGAGCAGCTCTGCCAGCACCACTGCCCGGTGGCCCACGTCGCCGAGCAGTACCCACAGCTGTGCGAGGCGGAGACGGAGTTCTTCTCCCGCCTCCTGGGAACGCACGTCCAGCGTCTGGCCACCATCGCGCATGGTGACGGCGTCTGCACCACGTTCATCCCGCACAGCGCTCCACAGACCACCGAATCAGCATCCGCAAGCACGGCCGGGAGGAACCCCGCATGA
- a CDS encoding ABC transporter ATP-binding protein gives MRGTQHNDSDSASAVQVRGLVKRYGSKTAVDGLDLDVRAATVTAVLGPNGAGKTTTIETCEGYRRPDAGTVRVLGLDPVADAAALRPRIGVMLQSGGVYSGARADEMLRHMAKLHAHPLDVDALIERLGLGSCGRTTYRRLSGGQQQRLALAMAVVGRPELVFLDEPTAGLDPQARRATWDLVRELRADGVTVVLTTHFMQEAEELADDVAIVDAGRVAAQGSPEQLCRGGAENTLRFTGRPGLDLGSLLKALPDGSAAAEPLPGTYRISGTVDPQLLATVTSWCAQHGVMPEGIAVERHTLEDVFLELTGKELRS, from the coding sequence ATGCGCGGGACCCAGCACAACGACTCCGACTCCGCCTCCGCCGTCCAGGTCCGTGGCCTGGTCAAGCGGTACGGAAGCAAGACCGCCGTCGACGGCCTCGACCTCGACGTGCGGGCGGCCACCGTCACCGCCGTCCTCGGCCCCAACGGAGCCGGCAAGACCACCACCATCGAGACCTGCGAGGGCTACCGCAGGCCCGACGCCGGCACCGTCCGCGTCCTGGGCCTCGACCCGGTCGCCGACGCGGCCGCCCTGCGCCCCCGGATCGGCGTGATGCTCCAGTCCGGCGGCGTCTACTCCGGCGCCCGCGCCGACGAGATGCTCCGCCACATGGCGAAGCTCCATGCCCACCCCCTCGACGTGGACGCCCTGATCGAGCGCCTCGGCCTCGGCTCCTGCGGCCGCACCACCTACCGGCGCCTCTCCGGCGGCCAGCAGCAGCGCCTCGCGCTCGCCATGGCCGTCGTCGGCCGCCCCGAGCTGGTCTTCCTCGACGAGCCCACCGCCGGACTCGACCCGCAGGCCCGCCGCGCCACCTGGGACCTCGTGCGCGAGCTGCGCGCCGACGGCGTGACCGTGGTCCTCACCACCCACTTCATGCAGGAGGCGGAGGAGCTCGCCGACGACGTCGCCATCGTCGACGCCGGCCGGGTCGCCGCCCAGGGCAGCCCCGAGCAGCTGTGCCGGGGCGGCGCCGAGAACACCCTGCGCTTCACCGGACGCCCCGGACTCGACCTGGGCTCCCTCCTCAAGGCGCTCCCCGACGGCTCCGCCGCGGCGGAGCCGCTCCCGGGCACGTACCGGATCAGCGGCACCGTCGACCCGCAGCTGCTCGCCACGGTCACCAGCTGGTGCGCCCAGCACGGGGTCATGCCCGAAGGCATCGCCGTCGAGCGCCACACCCTCGAAGACGTCTTTCTCGAACTGACGGGCAAGGAACTGCGGTCGTGA
- a CDS encoding ABC transporter permease: MIAAQTALETRMLLRNGEQLLLTVIIPSLLLVLFSTVDIVDTGADKAVDFLAPGVLALAVLSTAFTGQAIATGFERRYGVLKRLGASPLPRWALMTSKTLAVLVTEVLQIALLTVIALALGWSPHGDPFSVLLLLVLGTAAFSGLGLLMAGTLKAEATLAAANLVFLLLLVGGGVIVPLDRFPDAARSVLELLPISALSDGLRAILQDGASLPWGDALTLMVWAVLGLGAAAKFFRWE, translated from the coding sequence ATGATCGCGGCGCAGACGGCGCTGGAGACCCGGATGCTGCTGCGCAACGGCGAGCAGCTGCTGCTCACCGTGATCATCCCCTCGCTGCTGCTCGTGCTGTTCTCCACGGTCGACATCGTCGACACCGGCGCCGACAAGGCCGTGGACTTCCTCGCCCCCGGCGTCCTCGCGCTCGCCGTCCTGTCGACCGCGTTCACCGGCCAGGCCATCGCCACCGGCTTCGAGCGGCGGTACGGAGTGCTCAAGCGCCTCGGCGCCTCACCGCTCCCCCGCTGGGCGCTGATGACCTCGAAGACGCTCGCCGTCCTGGTCACCGAGGTCCTCCAGATCGCCCTGCTCACGGTGATCGCGCTTGCCCTGGGCTGGTCCCCGCACGGCGACCCGTTCTCCGTACTGCTGCTCCTGGTCCTCGGCACGGCCGCCTTCTCGGGGCTCGGCCTGCTGATGGCGGGCACGCTGAAGGCGGAGGCCACGCTGGCCGCCGCCAACCTGGTGTTCCTGCTGCTCCTGGTGGGCGGCGGGGTCATCGTCCCGCTGGACAGGTTCCCGGACGCGGCCCGCTCGGTCCTGGAGCTGCTGCCGATCTCCGCCCTCTCCGACGGCCTGCGCGCGATCCTCCAGGACGGCGCGTCGCTGCCCTGGGGGGACGCCCTGACCCTGATGGTCTGGGCGGTGCTGGGGCTCGGCGCGGCGGCGAAGTTCTTCCGCTGGGAGTAG
- a CDS encoding COX15/CtaA family protein, with amino-acid sequence MGRVLTPLASIARRWTPSPRTLRRAALSAVVMSVLIIVTGGAVRLTGSGLGCDTWPKCTDDSLIVTPEQGYRGLIEFGNRMLTYVLSAAVGWAIIAARSTKPWRRGLTRLGWAQFWIVMSNAVIGGITVWMGLNPWTVAGHFLAANSLLTVAVITWHRTGEGDTASRPRVPRPVRKLSWAITIVSALLIVLGTTVTGAGKHAGDSSDVPRMPWDWTNAAHVHAIAAWVVCALAVAMWLVLRVVDAPLDTRARARDLLIVLLAQGAVGYVQYFTGVPELLVAAHMLGSSLMWIAVLRLALSLRERPVPTADIPAQADAELAKA; translated from the coding sequence ATAGGGCGCGTGCTGACCCCCCTCGCCTCCATCGCCCGGCGCTGGACCCCGTCCCCCCGGACGCTCCGGCGCGCCGCGCTCTCCGCCGTCGTGATGAGCGTCCTCATCATCGTCACGGGTGGCGCGGTCCGGCTGACCGGTTCCGGTCTGGGCTGCGACACCTGGCCCAAGTGCACCGACGACAGTCTGATCGTGACGCCCGAGCAGGGCTACCGCGGCCTGATCGAGTTCGGCAACCGGATGCTGACGTACGTCCTGTCGGCCGCCGTCGGCTGGGCGATCATCGCGGCCCGGTCCACCAAGCCGTGGCGGCGCGGGCTGACCCGGCTCGGCTGGGCCCAGTTCTGGATCGTGATGAGCAACGCCGTCATCGGCGGCATCACGGTGTGGATGGGCCTCAACCCGTGGACGGTGGCCGGCCACTTCCTCGCCGCGAACTCGCTGCTCACGGTCGCCGTCATCACCTGGCACCGGACCGGCGAGGGCGACACCGCCTCCCGTCCGCGCGTGCCGCGCCCGGTGCGGAAGCTCTCCTGGGCGATCACGATCGTCTCGGCCCTGCTCATCGTGCTCGGTACGACGGTGACCGGCGCCGGCAAGCACGCCGGTGACAGCAGCGACGTCCCGCGCATGCCGTGGGACTGGACGAACGCCGCGCACGTCCACGCCATCGCCGCCTGGGTCGTCTGCGCCCTGGCGGTCGCCATGTGGCTGGTGCTGCGCGTGGTGGACGCCCCGCTCGACACCCGGGCCCGCGCCCGCGACCTGCTGATCGTGCTGCTCGCACAGGGTGCGGTCGGCTATGTCCAGTACTTCACCGGGGTCCCCGAGCTCCTGGTCGCCGCTCATATGCTCGGCTCCTCGCTGATGTGGATCGCCGTGCTGCGGCTCGCCCTGAGCCTGCGCGAGCGCCCGGTGCCCACCGCCGACATCCCGGCCCAGGCCGACGCGGAGCTGGCGAAGGCCTGA
- a CDS encoding heme o synthase has product MTAVESRPAGVVLTPSPGGHRPFGARVKAFVALTKPRIIELLLITTVPVMFLAEQGVPDLWLVLATCFGGYLSAGGANALNMYIDRDIDALMDRTSQRPLVTGVLTPREGLVFGLSLAVVSTLWFGLLVNWLSAALSLGALLFYVVVYTMILKRRTAQNIVWGGIAGCLPVLIGWSAVTNSMSWAAVILFLVIFFWTPPHYWPLSMKVKDDYARAGVPMLPVLASNKVVAKQIVLYSWVMVAVSLLLTPLGYTGWFYTAVALVTGGWWLWEAHALLNRAKAGATGAKLKEMRLFHWSITYVSLLFVAVAVDPFLR; this is encoded by the coding sequence GTGACGGCCGTCGAGTCCCGACCCGCAGGGGTCGTCTTGACTCCCAGCCCGGGGGGCCATCGGCCGTTCGGGGCCCGCGTCAAGGCATTCGTGGCGCTGACCAAGCCGCGGATCATCGAGCTGCTGCTCATCACCACCGTGCCGGTGATGTTCCTCGCCGAGCAGGGCGTGCCGGACCTGTGGCTGGTGCTCGCCACCTGCTTCGGCGGCTATCTGTCGGCGGGCGGCGCCAACGCGCTGAACATGTACATCGACCGCGACATCGACGCGCTGATGGACCGCACCTCCCAGCGTCCGCTGGTCACCGGTGTGCTGACCCCCCGCGAGGGCCTGGTCTTCGGCCTCAGCCTCGCCGTGGTCTCCACGCTCTGGTTCGGCCTGCTCGTCAACTGGCTGTCCGCCGCGCTCTCGCTCGGCGCGCTCCTCTTCTACGTCGTGGTCTACACGATGATCCTGAAGCGGCGCACCGCGCAGAACATCGTCTGGGGCGGCATCGCCGGCTGCCTGCCGGTGCTCATCGGCTGGTCGGCCGTGACGAACTCGATGTCCTGGGCCGCGGTCATCCTCTTCCTCGTCATCTTCTTCTGGACGCCGCCGCACTACTGGCCGCTGTCGATGAAGGTGAAGGACGACTACGCCCGCGCCGGCGTGCCCATGCTCCCGGTGCTGGCCTCCAACAAGGTCGTCGCCAAGCAGATCGTGCTCTACAGCTGGGTGATGGTCGCCGTCTCGCTGCTGCTCACCCCCCTGGGCTACACCGGCTGGTTCTACACCGCCGTGGCGCTGGTCACCGGCGGCTGGTGGCTCTGGGAGGCGCACGCGCTGCTCAACCGCGCCAAGGCGGGTGCGACCGGCGCGAAGCTCAAGGAGATGCGCCTCTTCCACTGGTCCATCACCTATGTGTCGCTGCTCTTCGTGGCGGTCGCGGTGGACCCCTTCCTGCGCTAG
- the tkt gene encoding transketolase, with amino-acid sequence MSTKPTTTDLEWTELDQRAVDTARILAADAVQKVGNGHPGTAMSLAPAAYTLFQKVMRHDPADPEWVGRDRFVLSAGHSSLTLYTQLYLGGFGLELDDLKAFRTWGSKTPGHPEYGHTAAVETTTGPLGQGVANAVGMAMAARFERGLFDPEAAAGASPFDHRIYAIAGDGCLQEGISAEASSLAGHQKLGNLILLWDDNHISIEGDTETAVSEDTMKRYEAYGWHVQRVEPQANGDLDPAGLYAAIRAAEAETGRPSFIAMRSIIAWPAPNAQNTEAAHGSALGDEEIAATKRVLGFDPEQAFEVSDEVIAHTRSLGDRGREARAAWEKQLAEWRTANPERAAEFDRIQANELPAGWAEKLPVFEPGKGVATRAASGQVLKALGAVVPELWGGSADLAGSNNTTIDQDSSFLPEGNPLPEADKYGRTIHFGIREHSMAAEMNGIALHGNTRIYGGTFLVFSDYMRNAVRLSALMHLPVTYVWTHDSIGLGEDGPTHQPVEHLASLRAIPGLNVVRPADANETAIAWREIMQRHTKVFGKGAPHGLALTRQGVPTYAPNEDTVKGGYVLFEAEGGDAQVVLIGTGSEVHLAVEARERLQAAGVPARVVSMPSVEWFEEQDQEYKDSVLPPSVKARVAVEAGIGLTWHRYVGDAGRIVSLEHFGASADAKVLFREFGFTPEAIVAAARESIAAAAR; translated from the coding sequence GTGAGCACTAAGCCGACCACCACAGACCTCGAGTGGACCGAGTTGGACCAGCGGGCCGTCGACACCGCCCGCATCCTGGCCGCGGACGCCGTACAGAAGGTCGGCAACGGCCATCCCGGTACGGCGATGAGCCTGGCGCCCGCCGCGTACACCCTCTTCCAGAAGGTGATGCGGCACGACCCGGCCGACCCCGAGTGGGTCGGGCGCGACCGGTTCGTCCTCTCCGCCGGCCACTCGTCCCTGACCCTCTACACCCAGCTGTACCTGGGTGGCTTCGGGCTCGAACTGGACGACCTCAAGGCCTTCCGCACCTGGGGCTCGAAGACCCCCGGTCACCCGGAGTACGGCCACACCGCCGCCGTCGAGACGACGACGGGCCCGCTGGGCCAGGGTGTCGCCAACGCGGTGGGCATGGCGATGGCCGCCCGCTTCGAGCGCGGTCTGTTCGACCCGGAGGCGGCTGCCGGCGCTTCTCCGTTCGACCACCGGATCTACGCGATCGCCGGTGACGGCTGCCTGCAGGAGGGCATCTCCGCGGAGGCGTCCTCGCTCGCCGGCCACCAGAAGCTCGGCAACCTGATCCTGCTGTGGGATGACAACCACATCTCGATCGAGGGCGACACCGAGACGGCCGTGTCCGAGGACACGATGAAGCGGTACGAGGCGTACGGCTGGCACGTCCAGCGCGTCGAGCCGCAGGCCAACGGCGACCTGGACCCGGCCGGGCTGTACGCGGCGATCAGGGCCGCCGAGGCCGAGACCGGGCGTCCGTCGTTCATCGCGATGCGCTCGATCATCGCCTGGCCCGCGCCGAACGCGCAGAACACCGAGGCCGCGCACGGCTCGGCGCTCGGCGACGAGGAGATCGCGGCCACCAAGCGCGTCCTGGGCTTCGACCCGGAGCAGGCCTTCGAGGTCTCGGACGAGGTCATCGCGCACACCCGCTCGCTCGGCGACCGCGGCCGTGAGGCCCGCGCCGCGTGGGAGAAGCAGCTCGCGGAGTGGCGTACGGCCAATCCGGAGCGCGCGGCCGAGTTCGACCGCATCCAGGCCAACGAGCTGCCGGCCGGCTGGGCCGAGAAGCTCCCGGTCTTCGAGCCGGGCAAGGGTGTCGCCACCCGTGCCGCCTCGGGCCAGGTCCTCAAGGCGCTCGGCGCGGTCGTCCCGGAGCTGTGGGGCGGCTCGGCCGACCTCGCCGGCTCGAACAACACGACGATCGACCAGGACTCGTCGTTCCTCCCCGAGGGCAACCCGCTCCCGGAGGCCGACAAGTACGGCCGCACGATCCACTTCGGCATCCGCGAGCACTCCATGGCCGCGGAGATGAACGGCATCGCGCTGCACGGCAACACGCGCATCTACGGCGGCACCTTCCTGGTGTTCTCCGACTACATGCGCAACGCCGTGCGGCTGTCGGCCCTGATGCACCTGCCGGTGACGTACGTCTGGACCCATGACTCGATCGGTCTGGGCGAGGACGGCCCGACGCACCAGCCGGTGGAGCACCTGGCCTCGCTGCGCGCGATCCCGGGTCTCAACGTGGTCCGTCCGGCCGACGCCAACGAGACGGCGATCGCCTGGCGCGAGATCATGCAGCGCCACACCAAGGTCTTCGGCAAGGGCGCCCCGCACGGTCTGGCGCTGACCCGCCAGGGCGTGCCGACGTACGCGCCGAACGAGGACACGGTCAAGGGCGGCTACGTGCTGTTCGAGGCCGAGGGCGGCGACGCGCAGGTCGTGCTGATCGGTACGGGCTCCGAGGTGCACCTGGCCGTCGAGGCCCGTGAGCGGCTCCAGGCGGCCGGTGTTCCGGCCCGGGTGGTCTCGATGCCGTCCGTGGAGTGGTTCGAGGAGCAGGACCAGGAGTACAAGGACTCGGTCCTGCCGCCGTCGGTCAAGGCCCGTGTCGCGGTCGAGGCCGGTATCGGTCTCACCTGGCACCGGTACGTCGGGGACGCCGGCCGGATCGTCTCGCTGGAGCACTTCGGCGCCTCGGCGGACGCGAAGGTCCTGTTCCGCGAGTTCGGGTTCACCCCGGAGGCCATCGTCGCCGCCGCCCGGGAATCGATCGCCGCCGCCGCGCGCTGA